AGATTAATCCGCAATGTACTTGGTATGCAGTAGATATAACTAAAGAAGCTGAAATTGAAAAAGTTGTGAATAAAATAATTGATCAGTTCGGAAAGATCGATATATTAGTAAACAATGCTGCCACTGGTCGAATTAATCTCCCTCCAGAAGAAACCAGTTTAGAACAATGGAATTTCGTTATCGATACCAATCTCACCGGTATGTTTATTTGTTCCAGGGCGGTGGGGAAGGAAATGATTAAACGAAGAAAAGGAAAGATAATCAATTTGGCTTCGATTTCAGGGTCAATTATCAACAAGGGAGTACATGGTGGATCCTATGATGTTTCAAAATCAGCAATCGCTGCCTTAACCAGGGCTTTGGCTGTTGAGTGGGCTCCTTATAACATTAACGTCAATGCAATTGCTCCCGGATATTTCCTGACTGAACCGAATATCAAGTTTTTTGAAGCCGACCAGGATTTTTATCACCAGGTGGTGGAGATGGTTCCTTTAAAGCGAATTGGGAATCCTAATGAACTCAAGGGAACCGTCATATATTTAGCATCGGAAGCTTCTAACTTTATGACGGGATCAATTGTCGTTGTTGATGGAGGATACACTTTGTGGTAGGGGAAAAGATATAAAGAAAACAAAAGGGAGGTGATGGCATAGCTTTTTATGGGTCACATTTTTTATTTATCAGATAATAGTTGAAGAAGGGGGATAAGTGAAATGCGTAAATTTATCATTCCATTAATAATCTTGTTGGTTTTTTCATTGGCAAGTGTTGTTTTGGCAGAAGTTCCAGCCGAGGTTGCTACCTGGGCAAACATGATTAAAGAGAAATTCGATGGGGCAACCATTACCTGTGCTTTTACCTCGCATCCAACCACTGATGCCATGCAGGCAATGGTTGATGAGTTTACAGAATTGACAGGAATTAAGGTTCGGTGGGATATTATTGAAGAAGGTTTACTCCGCCAGAAACTACTATTAGAACACGAAGCCAAGACTGGTGTCTATGACGTTATACTCATCGATGCTTTCAATATGGCTGAGTATGCACCTAGTGGAGTAGCCCTTGATCTACAGCCACTTCTTGATAATAAAGAAATTACACCTGATTGGTATGATTATGCCGATATCTTGCCGGCCTACCGGGATGGAATTGGGACTTTTAATGGAGTCATCAGTGGAATTCCTGTAGCTGGTGAAACTCGTTATGTTGGTTATCGGACTGATCTTTTTGAAAAATACGGCCAGAAACCTCCCGAATCCATGGATGATTTATTAGCAATGGCCAAGTTTTTCAAAGGGAAGGAAGAAAACCTCTATGGTATAGGGATGCGAGCTCAAAGAGGAATTCATTTTGCTTCCGGTTGGCTGACGGTTATGTACCAACTGGGTGGTCAAATCCTCGATCAAAAAACCTGGGATGTCCTCTTGAATGATCCAAAAACAGTAGCTTCCCTTGAATACTATGTGGATCTATTAAATCAAGGGCCTCCAGATATTGCCGTTTATACTCATGAAGAAGCGGTTTCAGTATTTACTTCTGGCCGAGCAGCCATGTGGTTTGACTCAACTGCTCTTACTCCCTGGGTTATTGATCCAACTAAATCGGCTATTACTGATAAGGTCGGTTTTGTGCCACCTCCCAGTGGACCAGCCGGTGCTTATGGAGTTTTGGCTGGATGGAACGTTGGTATCTCCAGTGATGTTGATGCGAAACGACAGGAAGCCGCTTGGGCGTTCATCGTTTGGATGACCAGCAAATATAAAGCGAAAGACTATGTAAAGCTGGGCGGTACCCCAGTACGAGAATCAGTTTATACTGATGAAGAGTTGGTTGCCGCTAACTGGACCTTCCCGATTCAGTTAGAATCTTTAGGCCGAGCAGCTAATTTAGTTAAAGATGGTATGATGTGGTTACCTCCACATCCAAAACTAATGAAAGTTTTAGAAATTGCCGGTTCCTATGGTTCCGACGTGTTAGCTGGACAGATATCTGCCAAAGATGCCATGGATAAAGCCCAAGCTGAATGCGTAAATATTATGGCTGAATAGGAATTACTATCGGGGAGGGACAATGCCCTCCCCGATCTGGAGAAATATCGATGAAGAATAAAAAGAAAGAACATTA
This sequence is a window from Candidatus Atribacteria bacterium ADurb.Bin276. Protein-coding genes within it:
- the kduD_1 gene encoding 2-dehydro-3-deoxy-D-gluconate 5-dehydrogenase; this encodes MHDNAIKIFDLSGKIALITGASKGLGKAFATALAEAGATPILVARNQSELEKTGKEIAQINPQCTWYAVDITKEAEIEKVVNKIIDQFGKIDILVNNAATGRINLPPEETSLEQWNFVIDTNLTGMFICSRAVGKEMIKRRKGKIINLASISGSIINKGVHGGSYDVSKSAIAALTRALAVEWAPYNINVNAIAPGYFLTEPNIKFFEADQDFYHQVVEMVPLKRIGNPNELKGTVIYLASEASNFMTGSIVVVDGGYTLW
- a CDS encoding Bacterial extracellular solute-binding protein, which produces MRKFIIPLIILLVFSLASVVLAEVPAEVATWANMIKEKFDGATITCAFTSHPTTDAMQAMVDEFTELTGIKVRWDIIEEGLLRQKLLLEHEAKTGVYDVILIDAFNMAEYAPSGVALDLQPLLDNKEITPDWYDYADILPAYRDGIGTFNGVISGIPVAGETRYVGYRTDLFEKYGQKPPESMDDLLAMAKFFKGKEENLYGIGMRAQRGIHFASGWLTVMYQLGGQILDQKTWDVLLNDPKTVASLEYYVDLLNQGPPDIAVYTHEEAVSVFTSGRAAMWFDSTALTPWVIDPTKSAITDKVGFVPPPSGPAGAYGVLAGWNVGISSDVDAKRQEAAWAFIVWMTSKYKAKDYVKLGGTPVRESVYTDEELVAANWTFPIQLESLGRAANLVKDGMMWLPPHPKLMKVLEIAGSYGSDVLAGQISAKDAMDKAQAECVNIMAE